In a single window of the Danio rerio strain Tuebingen ecotype United States chromosome 20, GRCz12tu, whole genome shotgun sequence genome:
- the gpr132b gene encoding probable G-protein coupled receptor 132b gives MVSGRVLTTFRDMMHATTVAQSIMTSMNQSSRASCEISHEADRIPLMVLYIVVFIIGLPANLATVYLTLHQVCRKNVLGIYLLSLSICDLTYLFTLPMWTVYVSRNHEWPWSSLACKITGFVFFNNMYISIFLLCCVSIDRYVAVVYAIESRGLRQKRIAAFVSFLIFIVVGLGHSPVFIMREGQVEEGSHRCFEPSQSTTLVTGFNYARVCIGFCIPLAILIFTNRAILANVQASTGLQPHQKVKVRYLAVAVVALFLICFAPYHIILLMRAVIFHFPNLQGKCHFEQHIYTPYKISLGLSTFNSAINPILYVLSSNNIRQEIRRGITSVCDRVLSSQRSTHSSQHNMHSSRSNSEPFPIKGGQMRTVCPTA, from the exons ATGGTTAGTGGACGTGTTCTCACAACATTTAGAG ataTGATGCATGCAACCACTGTTGCACAAAGCATCATGACCAGCATGAACCAGAGTAGTCGGGCGTCCTGTGAAATATCCCATGAGGCGGACCGCATCCCGCTGATGGTGCTCTACATTGTGGTTTTTATCATTGGTCTGCCTGCCAACTTGGCCACCGTCTATCTCACCCTCCACCAGGTGTGTCGTAAGAACGTCCTCGGGATCTACCTGCTCAGCCTGTCCATATGCGACCTCACGTACCTCTTCACGCTGCCTATGTGGACCGTTTATGTAAGCCGAAACCATGAGTGGCCATGGTCCTCATTGGCCTGCAAAATAACAGGCTTTGTGTTCTTCAACAACATGTACATCAGCATCTTTCTGCTCTGCTGCGTGTCCATCGACCGCTACGTGGCGGTGGTCTACGCGATAGAGTCTCGTGGTCTTCGGCAGAAACGTATCGCGGCTTTTGTGTCGTTTTTGATCTTCATAGTGGTGGGCTTGGGTCACTCGCCTGTCTTCATCATGCGAGAAGGTCAAGTAGAAGAAGGGAGTCACCGCTGTTTTGAGCCAAGCCAGAGCACAACGTTGGTTACGGGGTTTAACTATGCCAGAGTTTGCATTGGATTTTGTATCCCGTTGGCCATCTTGATCTTCACCAACAGGGCCATTCTTGCCAACGTTCAGGCCAGTACGGGCCTCCAACCCCATCAGAAAGTCAAAGTGCGCTATTTGGCTGTGGCGGTGGTGGCGTTGTTTTTGATCTGTTTTGCTCCTTATCACATTATCTTGCTAATGCGTGCCGTCATCTTCCACTTCCCCAATCTTCAAGGCAAGTGTCACTTCGAACAGCACATCTACACACCCTACAAAATCTCATTGGGACTGTCAACGTTCAACAGCGCCATCAACCCCATTCTCTACGTGCTCTCCAGCAACAACATTCGTCAGGAGATCAGACGAGGCATAACGTCAGTGTGTGACAGAGTCCTCTCGAGTCAGCGCTCGACACACAGCAGCCAGCACAACATGCACAGCTCCAGAAGCAATTCAGAGCCCTTCCCGATCAAGGGCGGTCAGATGAGGACGGTTTGTCCGACAGCATGA